A window from Balaenoptera musculus isolate JJ_BM4_2016_0621 chromosome 8, mBalMus1.pri.v3, whole genome shotgun sequence encodes these proteins:
- the C8H11orf24 gene encoding uncharacterized protein C11orf24 homolog: MWTALVLIWVSSWSLSESHLTIQHPVLNKTLENSEQNSSVEAIARLLNETSERMTSVTPSPATLTRGTWGGDPTSPAVTAGTTHRTEAGASATAKGTPNRATSGVSTPPIPASAWRTPSSLHTRAPGSGTLSGPATRTTPTPATGAPTAAAALASVSGPLGSHGHPRHTPGHAIASPTVPLSPQALNASTRGPTVKAPTPLTVADAASRPAPTLLSTTPEPGSPTSASASMTVGTTTKAPQPAASTAPAPAPHASPAPPTWPSPVTSTPWAAGPGTTQTPEQGKPEATPGTASVGPTPGSSGDSKVPATDACQLSSQGRYLVVSSEPLAQSPVNRSFLLAVLLLGVALFITVLVLFALQAYESYRKKGYTQVDYLINGMYADTEM; the protein is encoded by the exons ATGTGGACAGCCCTCGTGCTCATTTGGGTTTCCTCCTGGTCCTTATCTGAAAGCCACCTGACAATCCAGCATCCAG TCCTCAACAAGACGCTGGAGAATTCAGAACAAAACTCATCCGTGGAAGCCATTGCAAGACTCTTGAATGAAACGTCTGAAAGAATGACCTCGGTGACACCTTCTCCCGCCACGTTGACCAGAGGGACTTGGGGAGGCGACCCCACCTCTCCTGCGGTCACAGCAGGGACAACGCACAGGACAGAGGCAGGCGCGTCAGCGACGGCAAAAGGGACCCCTAACAGAGCCACCTCCGGGGTGTCCACGCCGCCCATCCCGGCATCTGCCTGGCGGACCCCGTCCTCACTCCACACGCGGGCCCCTGGCAGCGGCACATTGTCTGGGCCAGCGACGCGCACGACACCCACGCCGGCCACGGGTGCTCCCACAGCTGCTGCGGCCCTGGCAAGTGTAAGCGGCCCCTTGGGCTCGCACGGTCATCCCAGGCACACCCCCGGCCACGCCATAGCCAGCCCCACGGTGCCCCTGAGTCCCCAAGCACTTAACGCGTCCACACGGGGCCCCACGGTCAAGGCGCCGACACCCCTGACTGTGGCTGACGCGGCAAGTAGGCCTGCGCCCACCCTCCTCAGCACAACCCCAGAACCCGGCTCCCCTACCTCGGCTTCCGCGTCCATGACAGTGGGGACCACGACCAAGGCCCCCCAGCCGGCTGCCAGCACAGCGCCAGCGCCTGCCCCTCACGCCAGCCCGGCCCCCCCGACATGGCCCAGCCCCGTCACATCCACGCCGTGGGCCGCGGGGCCGGGCACCACTCAGACGCCGGAGCAGGGCAAGCCTGAAGCCACGCCCGGTACTGCTTCCGTGGGGCCGACCCCTGGGAGCTCAGGGGACTCCAAGGTGCCAGCCACAGACGCGTGCCAGCTCAGCAGCCAAGGCCGGTACCTGGTGGTCTCCAGCGAGCCCCTGGCCCAGTCGCCAGTGAACAGAAGTTTCCTCCTGGCGGTGCTCTTGCTGGGGGTCGCCCTCTTCATCACAGTCCTGGTTCTGTTTGCCCTGCAGGCCTACGAGAGCTACAGGAAGAAGGGCTACACGCAGGTGGATTATCTCATCAACGGCATGTACGCCGACACGGAGATGTGA